The following coding sequences are from one Halobacteria archaeon AArc-dxtr1 window:
- a CDS encoding methyltransferase domain-containing protein — MNGRYPARGARGNCGVDRALAADPEADPVSVLDPSSGERVLDLGCGAGRNSRKIVDAGATVLGFDVSKELIEEARRTCPEGRFIRVDELSFRYEQTVDAVFSEGALHWVPESEHDAVLASMRELLAPTGRFVAEFLDAGSAANVVDAVGEACRERGYDVDAPWYLPTVGAYSTRLEAAGFEVRHASLFDRIIELEGGEDGLRNWLELFEDRLLATVPAAEREAVIADVEDRLREEWYRNGAWMTPNRRIRVIAVPTRERTQ; from the coding sequence ATGAACGGACGATATCCGGCCCGCGGGGCGAGAGGCAACTGCGGAGTCGACCGCGCGCTGGCCGCCGACCCCGAGGCCGACCCCGTCTCCGTGCTCGACCCGAGTTCGGGCGAGCGCGTGCTCGATCTGGGCTGTGGCGCCGGGCGGAACTCGCGCAAGATCGTCGACGCCGGCGCGACCGTCCTGGGCTTTGACGTCTCCAAAGAACTCATCGAGGAGGCCAGGCGGACCTGCCCCGAGGGGCGGTTCATTAGGGTCGACGAACTCTCGTTTCGCTACGAGCAGACCGTCGACGCCGTGTTCTCGGAGGGGGCACTACACTGGGTGCCAGAGAGTGAACACGACGCGGTCCTCGCCTCCATGCGGGAGTTGCTGGCCCCGACAGGGCGATTCGTCGCGGAGTTTCTCGACGCCGGCAGTGCTGCGAACGTGGTCGATGCCGTCGGCGAGGCGTGTCGCGAGCGCGGGTACGACGTCGACGCGCCGTGGTATCTCCCGACAGTCGGGGCGTACAGCACCCGGCTCGAGGCTGCGGGGTTCGAGGTTCGCCACGCGTCATTGTTCGACCGGATCATCGAGCTAGAGGGAGGAGAGGACGGATTGCGAAACTGGCTCGAACTGTTCGAGGATCGGTTACTGGCGACCGTTCCAGCGGCCGAGCGGGAAGCAGTCATCGCCGACGTCGAGGATCGGTTGCGCGAGGAGTGGTACCGGAACGGCGCGTGGATGACCCCGAACCGTCGGATTCGCGTCATCGCGGTTCCGACGCGGGAGAGAACGCAGTGA
- a CDS encoding ATP-binding protein, with translation MSTAALDVVEFLLTTSVYSDDRSLDENDLPPEIRKVFWAGDGGDGSRRAGISRPLSATTTTTRQATGVDDPWSAVSDLMFTDRDDFSGAISLTQRELAEQWFADRADDERLLANPTLAKHFADDGAFDVDYEAAREQNRPIQADRIWIDGLLAEYFDDEEDEEMLDLVDVRAPEEVDITLDDLVLTEDQEAEIDKIAKAIEHRDYLADIGLREIGKLLFVGPPGTGKTSTAQALARDMDLPFVEVKLSMITSQYLGETAKNVDKTFEVAKRLSPCILFIDEFDFVAKTRRSDEHAALKRAVNTLLKAVDNISLIQDDVLLIGATNHPDQLDAAAWRRFDEIINFPKPDYGMRSDILRVITRTMDIDEFDPDVVAEATSGLTGSDLRMVLREAVLEALTENRRTLTQQDLLDAVAEFEERDNLKNMDMIEGDHDALVAGGDISGASSGDSHDHSHDHDH, from the coding sequence ATGAGTACTGCGGCGCTCGACGTCGTCGAATTTCTCCTCACGACGAGCGTGTATTCCGACGATCGGTCCTTAGACGAGAACGACTTGCCACCCGAGATCAGAAAGGTGTTCTGGGCCGGCGACGGCGGGGACGGTAGCCGGCGGGCAGGCATTTCACGCCCCCTCTCGGCGACTACCACCACGACCCGCCAAGCTACCGGCGTCGACGACCCCTGGAGTGCCGTCTCGGATCTGATGTTTACCGACCGAGACGACTTCTCCGGGGCGATCTCGCTCACCCAGCGGGAGTTGGCCGAACAGTGGTTTGCCGACCGTGCCGACGACGAGCGCCTGCTCGCGAACCCCACGCTGGCAAAGCACTTTGCCGACGACGGCGCCTTCGACGTCGACTACGAGGCGGCACGAGAGCAGAATCGACCGATTCAGGCCGACCGAATCTGGATCGACGGGCTGCTCGCGGAGTACTTCGACGACGAGGAGGACGAAGAGATGCTCGATCTGGTCGATGTCAGGGCGCCAGAGGAAGTCGACATCACCCTCGACGATCTCGTCCTCACCGAGGATCAAGAAGCCGAGATCGACAAGATCGCGAAAGCGATCGAACACCGCGACTACCTCGCGGACATCGGGCTGCGCGAGATCGGGAAGCTGCTGTTCGTCGGCCCACCCGGAACCGGGAAGACCTCGACGGCCCAGGCGCTGGCTCGCGACATGGACCTCCCGTTCGTCGAGGTCAAGCTCTCGATGATCACTTCCCAGTATCTGGGCGAAACCGCGAAGAACGTCGACAAGACCTTCGAGGTTGCAAAGCGTCTCTCGCCGTGTATCCTCTTTATCGACGAGTTCGACTTCGTCGCGAAGACTCGCCGGAGCGACGAACACGCTGCCCTGAAACGAGCCGTCAACACCCTCCTCAAGGCCGTCGACAACATCTCGCTCATCCAGGACGACGTTCTGCTGATCGGCGCGACAAACCACCCCGATCAGCTGGATGCCGCCGCCTGGCGGCGCTTCGACGAGATCATCAACTTTCCCAAGCCCGACTACGGGATGCGCTCTGACATCCTGCGGGTCATCACTCGGACGATGGACATCGACGAGTTCGACCCCGACGTCGTCGCAGAGGCGACAAGCGGGCTCACCGGCAGCGATCTTCGGATGGTTCTTCGAGAGGCAGTGCTCGAGGCCCTGACAGAGAACCGTCGGACGCTCACTCAGCAGGACCTCCTCGACGCCGTCGCCGAGTTCGAGGAGCGAGACAACTTAAAGAACATGGATATGATCGAAGGCGACCACGACGCCCTCGTCGCTGGCGGCGACATCAGTGGCGCGAGCAGCGGTGACTCACACGATCACTCGCACGACCACGACCACTGA
- a CDS encoding sugar phosphate isomerase/epimerase, giving the protein MSSEHTDENRVRNYRRRFLQGIGAAGLTGLTAGCLGDDNGDDDGDDTGDDSENGNGAPANFEVDSLEPGDETVTIGESVDVSATIENTGDEEDVQTVSLLVDGDEVDDDEVELGGGDDDEVAFTVGTIDFDEGEYEYEITTDDDSQSAMLTVEQTDISTQFFSYNGAGLDTVELIYESGDHEYDAIEPFGGPGNLGDVDDVQEALDETGLRLGSSHINIDEVEDDPGGMADIYGDFGEIALIEPYYQGVWDSRDDVIEFAERVNDVADEMEERGLQFGYHNHDFEFVELDDGEIAYDVFAEHVNENVHLQLDVGWVVVGGADPVAVIERYPEKIKSIHMKDMTEDGDFVEIGEGAVDMQGVADAAREVAGVDYLVYEYDNAPEPLESLEFGAEYLQSL; this is encoded by the coding sequence ATGTCTTCGGAACACACGGATGAGAATCGCGTTCGTAACTATCGACGACGGTTCCTGCAAGGAATCGGCGCGGCCGGACTCACCGGACTTACTGCCGGTTGTCTCGGCGACGACAACGGTGACGACGACGGCGATGATACCGGTGACGACAGTGAAAACGGAAACGGTGCCCCAGCCAACTTCGAGGTAGATTCCCTCGAACCGGGGGACGAGACGGTGACCATCGGCGAGTCCGTCGACGTGAGTGCGACGATCGAGAACACCGGTGACGAGGAAGACGTCCAGACCGTGTCCCTCCTGGTCGACGGTGACGAGGTCGACGACGACGAGGTGGAACTCGGGGGCGGCGACGACGACGAGGTCGCGTTCACGGTCGGAACGATCGACTTCGACGAGGGCGAGTACGAGTACGAAATCACGACCGACGACGACAGCCAGAGCGCGATGCTGACCGTCGAACAGACGGATATTTCGACGCAGTTCTTCTCGTACAACGGTGCCGGGTTAGACACCGTCGAACTGATCTACGAATCGGGCGACCACGAGTACGACGCGATCGAACCCTTCGGCGGTCCAGGAAATCTCGGCGACGTCGACGACGTTCAGGAGGCACTCGACGAAACCGGACTTCGACTCGGGAGTTCGCACATCAACATCGATGAGGTCGAAGACGATCCAGGCGGGATGGCAGATATTTACGGCGACTTCGGCGAAATCGCGCTCATCGAGCCCTACTATCAGGGCGTCTGGGATTCGCGAGACGACGTGATCGAGTTCGCCGAGCGAGTCAACGACGTTGCCGACGAGATGGAAGAGCGTGGCCTCCAGTTTGGGTATCACAACCACGACTTCGAGTTCGTTGAGCTCGACGACGGGGAGATCGCCTACGACGTTTTCGCCGAACACGTCAACGAGAACGTCCACCTGCAACTAGACGTGGGCTGGGTGGTCGTCGGCGGCGCCGATCCGGTTGCGGTAATCGAGCGCTACCCCGAGAAGATCAAGTCGATTCACATGAAAGACATGACCGAGGACGGTGACTTCGTCGAGATCGGCGAGGGTGCCGTCGACATGCAGGGTGTCGCCGACGCTGCCAGAGAAGTTGCCGGCGTCGACTACCTCGTCTACGAGTACGACAACGCTCCTGAACCTCTCGAGTCTCTCGAGTTCGGAGCCGAGTACCTCCAGAGTCTCTGA
- a CDS encoding malectin domain-containing carbohydrate-binding protein has protein sequence MSSEHKGRGKINDTLNEHRRRFLQGVGATGVAGITAGCIGDGDDDPNGEDDDTEPTPTEDAEFQISDLAPGETSVTVGETVEVSATITNAGEEEDTQAIALTVDGDEHDSVEVTLGEGEDESVTFDEIETADLSPDDYEYEVSSDDDSASATLTVEGVDLVSLFSFDADEITVLPGANTVSGTVENTLDVGVESGELSGSLPDGWELESESGTSFDLASGDSQEVEWEISIPGDAEGEYELSVEESYSAAGSDDSFTTSIDVVVVEPLGAPWGLNSGNEDGDFDPVEVDDLVFDDEIPDSVTVLGGLNSAARDPADVENTDHDDIYLTEHWGGDLGYDVPVGEGVYDVTLHFAETWFGEDGGSGEGGDGSRVFDVSINGEEVLSEFDPHAEAGGAYIAAPQTFTVAATDGWITIESETHEDNTLFNGVEIRPAEDLAAAPFGIDSGGEDVDESVEIDGLEFTNVEESDVVTAYGNPDASATGTAVGTFTSDEPVEGTDHDLLYQTEHHGGDLSYDVFIENGVYEVTLHFAETNDALTGDARLFNVSVQDDEVLSEYAIAAEVGINVATTEVAVPVEVTNNVLTVASETLDDNSKFSGIEIREFDGEVPDDAVGHWSFDTDGVDDDTVIDQTGNGHDGTIQGGVSPGVTSPTGAGATFDGEEGSTVMIPDDDEIDPSEFTVSVWARTDESGFWSALVGKDGSYWCGTLDDTAIPRLDAHDDTGVDGDITAETAIDDGEWHHVVYRHGPSEDESTVHVDGELEGRIEDVTESEPSDMDLAIGSKSDVADWFEGDLSEIRLYDRPLGDGEIASLYMEGEGPDAITAPYGFSAGGYPDDHDVDANSDVPVVIDGLEFPGEADASDIEHVHVTHDEDHWFNDEDWFSPPAGSAGTDAEIGETEYDALYQTEFWGPDVSFDFTIEDGVYDVTLHFSEQTQDAEGDRVFDVAVQGEEVLSEFDIYAEAGGMNTAVTHTVEEVEVTDGSLQIDTTTHEDATSISGIEIREADDVDPDPSIHFPTYDFLDLDELFEDDDEIDDIEELLELLDRLDIDLVELLEELDVEDEFIEMLLDMDFEELLSDFADGDVDSVEPYLVAIEELLVEFDTELEPVIADLAAAIEELGLDMRAVYVSMDALDADLDAIVELLVEFGQPMIVEAFESPEVWSDPDSIAQFAEDLSELEAELAELGLEFGYYLSDDSFEEIDGTAGYELLVDHLEGDVKLQLDVAAALEGDLDVIALIEELDELGGQLDALDMSGLSADTDDAEIVAAAKDAGAEHIVYGYDDVEKLE, from the coding sequence ATGTCTTCGGAACACAAGGGCCGTGGTAAGATAAATGATACTTTAAACGAACATCGTCGGCGATTTCTTCAGGGCGTTGGGGCAACAGGAGTCGCTGGAATTACTGCCGGCTGTATCGGTGACGGGGACGACGATCCCAACGGCGAGGATGACGATACGGAACCAACACCGACCGAAGACGCCGAGTTTCAGATCAGCGATCTGGCTCCTGGTGAAACGAGCGTCACCGTCGGCGAGACGGTCGAGGTAAGCGCCACGATAACGAACGCGGGCGAGGAAGAAGACACGCAGGCGATCGCGCTGACGGTCGACGGTGACGAACACGATTCCGTCGAAGTAACGCTCGGCGAGGGCGAAGACGAGAGCGTCACCTTCGACGAGATCGAGACGGCCGATCTCTCTCCGGACGACTACGAGTACGAGGTTAGCAGCGACGACGACAGCGCCTCCGCGACGCTGACCGTCGAGGGCGTCGATCTCGTCTCTCTGTTCTCGTTCGACGCGGACGAGATTACCGTTCTGCCAGGGGCGAACACAGTATCGGGAACGGTCGAAAACACGCTCGACGTCGGTGTCGAATCCGGAGAATTATCCGGGTCTCTTCCTGATGGGTGGGAACTCGAATCTGAAAGCGGCACGAGCTTCGATCTCGCATCGGGCGACTCTCAGGAGGTCGAGTGGGAGATTTCGATTCCTGGCGACGCCGAGGGCGAATACGAACTCTCCGTCGAGGAATCGTATAGTGCGGCAGGCAGCGACGACAGCTTCACCACGAGTATCGACGTCGTCGTCGTCGAACCGCTCGGCGCACCGTGGGGACTCAACAGCGGTAACGAAGACGGGGACTTCGATCCCGTCGAAGTCGACGACCTCGTCTTCGACGACGAGATTCCGGACTCGGTCACCGTTCTTGGAGGCCTGAACTCTGCCGCACGCGACCCGGCCGACGTCGAAAACACCGACCACGACGACATCTATCTGACCGAGCACTGGGGTGGAGACCTCGGCTACGATGTTCCGGTCGGCGAGGGCGTCTACGACGTCACGCTTCATTTCGCAGAAACCTGGTTCGGTGAGGACGGTGGAAGTGGAGAGGGCGGCGACGGCTCACGCGTCTTCGACGTCTCGATCAACGGGGAGGAGGTCCTCTCGGAGTTCGATCCCCACGCGGAAGCCGGCGGCGCGTATATCGCCGCGCCCCAGACGTTCACTGTCGCAGCGACAGACGGCTGGATCACCATCGAATCCGAAACCCACGAAGACAACACGCTGTTCAACGGAGTCGAGATTCGACCAGCTGAAGATCTCGCCGCGGCACCGTTCGGCATCGACTCCGGTGGTGAAGACGTCGACGAGAGCGTCGAAATCGACGGGCTCGAGTTCACGAACGTCGAGGAGTCAGATGTCGTCACCGCCTACGGCAACCCGGACGCAAGCGCGACCGGAACCGCCGTCGGCACGTTCACCTCGGACGAGCCGGTCGAGGGTACCGACCACGATCTTCTCTACCAGACCGAGCACCACGGCGGGGACCTGAGCTACGACGTCTTCATCGAGAACGGCGTCTACGAAGTGACGCTTCACTTCGCCGAGACGAACGACGCGCTCACTGGAGACGCCCGACTGTTCAACGTCTCCGTACAAGACGACGAGGTGCTCTCGGAGTACGCGATCGCCGCCGAGGTCGGCATCAACGTCGCGACGACCGAAGTCGCGGTGCCGGTCGAAGTGACCAATAACGTCCTCACGGTCGCCTCCGAGACCTTAGACGACAACTCGAAGTTCAGTGGCATCGAGATTCGAGAGTTCGACGGTGAGGTTCCGGACGACGCTGTCGGCCACTGGTCGTTCGACACTGATGGCGTTGACGACGACACCGTCATCGACCAGACCGGAAACGGCCACGACGGCACGATCCAGGGCGGCGTAAGCCCCGGCGTGACCTCCCCGACCGGCGCCGGCGCCACGTTCGACGGCGAGGAAGGGTCGACGGTCATGATCCCCGACGACGACGAGATCGACCCGAGTGAGTTCACCGTCTCCGTGTGGGCTCGGACCGATGAGTCCGGCTTCTGGTCGGCGCTCGTCGGGAAGGACGGCTCGTACTGGTGTGGTACTCTGGACGACACGGCGATCCCACGCCTCGACGCCCACGACGATACAGGCGTAGACGGAGACATCACCGCCGAGACCGCCATCGACGATGGCGAGTGGCACCACGTCGTCTACCGACACGGTCCGTCAGAAGACGAGTCGACGGTCCACGTCGACGGCGAACTCGAAGGCCGAATCGAGGATGTCACCGAATCCGAGCCGTCCGACATGGACCTCGCAATCGGGTCGAAGTCCGACGTCGCCGACTGGTTCGAAGGCGACCTCTCCGAGATTCGCCTCTACGACCGGCCACTCGGCGATGGCGAGATCGCCAGCCTCTACATGGAAGGCGAAGGGCCAGACGCGATCACCGCGCCGTACGGATTCAGCGCCGGCGGCTACCCCGACGATCACGACGTAGATGCAAACTCCGATGTGCCGGTCGTCATCGACGGCCTCGAGTTCCCCGGAGAAGCGGACGCGTCGGACATCGAGCACGTGCACGTAACCCACGACGAGGACCACTGGTTCAACGACGAAGACTGGTTCAGTCCGCCCGCCGGCTCCGCCGGAACCGACGCGGAGATTGGCGAGACGGAGTACGACGCGCTCTACCAGACCGAGTTCTGGGGGCCCGACGTCAGCTTCGACTTCACCATCGAAGACGGCGTCTACGACGTGACGCTGCACTTCTCCGAGCAGACCCAGGACGCCGAAGGCGACCGCGTCTTCGACGTCGCCGTGCAGGGCGAGGAAGTCCTTTCGGAGTTCGACATCTACGCCGAAGCTGGTGGGATGAACACCGCCGTCACCCACACCGTCGAAGAGGTCGAAGTGACAGACGGCTCGCTACAGATCGACACGACGACTCACGAGGACGCGACGTCGATCTCGGGAATCGAGATTCGCGAGGCTGACGACGTCGATCCGGATCCATCGATCCACTTCCCGACCTACGACTTCCTCGACCTCGATGAGCTGTTCGAGGACGACGACGAGATCGACGATATCGAGGAACTGCTCGAACTCCTCGACCGACTCGACATCGATCTGGTGGAGCTGCTCGAGGAACTCGACGTCGAAGACGAGTTCATCGAGATGCTCCTCGACATGGACTTCGAGGAACTGCTCAGCGACTTCGCCGACGGCGACGTCGACTCTGTCGAGCCGTACCTCGTCGCCATCGAGGAGCTGTTAGTCGAGTTCGACACCGAACTCGAGCCGGTGATCGCCGATCTCGCGGCGGCAATCGAGGAACTCGGTCTCGACATGCGCGCCGTCTACGTGAGCATGGATGCGCTCGACGCGGACCTCGACGCGATCGTCGAGTTGCTGGTCGAGTTCGGTCAGCCGATGATCGTCGAGGCCTTCGAGAGCCCCGAGGTCTGGTCCGACCCCGACTCGATCGCACAGTTCGCCGAGGACTTATCCGAACTGGAAGCCGAGCTGGCGGAGCTCGGCCTCGAGTTCGGCTACTACCTCTCGGACGACTCGTTCGAAGAAATCGACGGTACGGCAGGCTACGAACTGCTCGTCGACCACCTCGAGGGCGACGTCAAACTACAACTCGACGTCGCAGCAGCCCTCGAAGGGGATCTCGACGTGATCGCGCTCATAGAAGAGCTCGACGAACTGGGCGGTCAGCTCGACGCACTCGACATGTCCGGGCTCTCGGCCGACACCGACGACGCGGAGATCGTCGCGGCCGCCAAAGACGCAGGTGCCGAGCACATCGTCTACGGCTACGACGACGTCGAAAAGCTCGAGTAA
- a CDS encoding universal stress protein translates to MNVLLGIEGSDESEKTLRRTIDRTLEAGDDLTVAIIDKESDDRSVEETREHAKALLADAGIDAAVETLDGDPGSALVEYAERGEFDQLVLGGGTISPMGKIRLGPITEFVLLNTTTTVTLVR, encoded by the coding sequence ATGAACGTGCTGTTGGGCATCGAGGGCAGCGACGAATCCGAGAAGACGCTCCGGCGGACGATCGACCGGACGCTCGAGGCAGGCGACGACCTCACCGTCGCGATAATCGACAAAGAGAGCGACGATCGATCGGTCGAAGAGACACGCGAGCACGCAAAGGCGCTGCTCGCAGACGCCGGTATCGACGCGGCAGTCGAAACGCTCGACGGAGATCCCGGCAGCGCGCTGGTCGAGTACGCAGAGCGAGGCGAGTTCGACCAGCTAGTACTGGGCGGCGGGACGATCAGCCCGATGGGAAAGATCCGCCTGGGACCGATCACCGAGTTTGTCCTGTTGAACACCACGACGACGGTAACGCTGGTTCGATAG
- a CDS encoding GNAT family N-acetyltransferase: MSRTRYYPDDLTGPFPVPPATVDDRDGRAIELRADTSGDEDALLASLVDMYVQFDPSDRAQGIPPTGPERIETWLEPLVYDGVNVLACHEDEVVGHATLVPDTDDPGEVEAVNEIEWELAIFVLQAYQQAGIGTALLKHLLGHASECGIDRVWLTVERWNGPAIALYERVGFETTGAERFEQEMAIRLA; this comes from the coding sequence ATGAGTCGAACGCGATACTACCCCGACGATCTGACCGGGCCGTTTCCCGTGCCGCCGGCAACGGTCGACGACCGGGACGGGCGTGCAATCGAGCTACGGGCAGACACGAGTGGCGATGAGGACGCGTTGCTGGCATCGCTGGTCGACATGTACGTCCAGTTCGATCCGAGCGACCGGGCTCAGGGGATCCCCCCGACCGGACCCGAGCGCATCGAGACGTGGTTGGAACCGCTCGTCTACGACGGCGTAAACGTCCTCGCCTGCCACGAGGACGAGGTCGTCGGCCACGCGACGCTCGTCCCCGATACGGACGATCCGGGGGAAGTCGAGGCCGTCAACGAAATCGAGTGGGAGCTTGCGATTTTCGTCCTGCAAGCCTACCAGCAGGCAGGGATCGGAACAGCGCTACTGAAACACCTGCTGGGACACGCGAGTGAGTGCGGTATCGATCGGGTCTGGCTCACCGTCGAACGGTGGAACGGACCGGCAATCGCGCTCTACGAGCGGGTTGGATTCGAGACGACCGGCGCCGAACGGTTCGAACAGGAGATGGCGATCCGACTGGCGTGA
- a CDS encoding universal stress protein, whose product MAASDAVTVETVLVPVDGSDESEIAVEYAVAVAERYDATVHALYVLGQGVVRGMDAGTVADEDVADSTHEFLESVGAFAEAADVPVSTSIDYGFSRTQKTLHPGSVVLDAADAIGADFIVVPREPITDTEADVLEKAAEYVLSYASQPVLSV is encoded by the coding sequence ATGGCAGCCAGCGATGCCGTCACGGTCGAGACAGTTCTCGTTCCCGTCGACGGTAGCGACGAGTCCGAGATCGCCGTCGAGTACGCCGTCGCCGTCGCCGAACGCTACGACGCGACCGTCCACGCCCTCTACGTTCTCGGGCAGGGCGTCGTCCGCGGTATGGACGCCGGAACGGTCGCCGACGAGGACGTTGCCGATTCGACGCACGAGTTTCTCGAATCTGTCGGGGCGTTCGCCGAGGCGGCTGACGTGCCCGTTTCGACGTCGATCGACTACGGCTTTTCCAGAACTCAGAAGACGTTACACCCGGGGAGTGTCGTCCTCGACGCTGCAGACGCGATCGGCGCCGACTTCATCGTCGTCCCACGGGAGCCGATTACCGACACGGAAGCGGACGTCCTCGAGAAGGCCGCAGAGTACGTCCTCTCGTACGCCAGCCAGCCCGTCCTCTCGGTGTGA
- a CDS encoding universal stress protein, with protein MFDTVVVATDGSESVQRAVDVGIDVAARFDADVHALSVIDAREVDASPEQLRDELQTALETHADAALATVTERTERELTTAVRDGQPAREICDYARDVDADLIVTGTRGRHGENRLLLGSVAERVVRTSPVPVLTVRQLTQPVQ; from the coding sequence ATGTTCGATACGGTCGTCGTCGCAACCGACGGGTCCGAGAGCGTACAGCGGGCAGTCGACGTCGGCATCGACGTCGCAGCCCGGTTCGACGCAGACGTCCACGCGCTCTCGGTCATCGACGCAAGAGAGGTCGACGCCTCACCCGAGCAGCTTCGAGACGAACTGCAGACCGCTCTGGAAACCCATGCCGACGCAGCCCTCGCGACCGTCACTGAGCGGACAGAGCGCGAACTCACGACTGCCGTCAGGGACGGACAGCCCGCCCGCGAGATCTGTGACTACGCCAGGGACGTCGACGCCGACCTGATCGTCACCGGGACGCGGGGCCGGCACGGCGAGAACCGCCTCCTCCTGGGAAGCGTCGCCGAACGCGTTGTTCGGACCTCGCCGGTGCCCGTTCTCACCGTCCGACAGTTGACACAGCCCGTACAGTAG
- a CDS encoding phosphohydrolase, with protein MDDDLIDSGELPIARKSVLPGTGFFLPDRVEDDLAEEAAMAALEGATVAVVADTDADGLGCVALLREAYDDVQAIPEPDETVAGDEDAPADEESTGDDTAVAGTEEPLEIPEPTPHRVALLPASPHDLEESLEYVAEYGEEGLDCYVCDLCPDRYEYVDEELEAALETASEVNWYDHHQWDDDVAAAVRDAGVELVVGDSEEECSTDVTLRSLDYEFGEHHEELAAVTRDHDLWLREDPRSDDLADYAYWTDPAEYVEVVREYGAALPEWVQEFITERRVEKEALIDQAVARAELREIGDYTVGVTYGRCSQNEVAEAMREQGADASVIVKPAGSASIRGTDAFERCHEVAGLVNGGGHPKAAGCKPDIYDDMLDYATHWTTRGAVTKRVIIEAFRTVVAEEEDGDD; from the coding sequence ATGGACGACGATCTCATCGATAGCGGGGAGCTACCGATCGCCCGGAAGTCGGTCCTTCCCGGCACCGGATTCTTCTTGCCCGACCGCGTCGAGGACGACCTAGCGGAGGAAGCGGCGATGGCCGCTCTGGAGGGAGCGACGGTCGCCGTCGTAGCCGACACCGACGCTGACGGACTCGGCTGTGTTGCACTGCTCCGAGAGGCCTACGACGACGTACAGGCGATACCCGAACCTGACGAGACGGTAGCTGGCGACGAGGATGCGCCAGCCGACGAGGAATCGACAGGGGACGACACAGCGGTAGCGGGGACGGAGGAACCGCTCGAGATACCGGAGCCGACACCCCATCGCGTTGCGCTGCTCCCAGCCAGTCCCCACGATCTCGAAGAATCGCTCGAGTACGTCGCCGAGTACGGCGAGGAAGGACTCGACTGCTACGTCTGTGACCTCTGTCCCGACCGATACGAGTACGTCGACGAAGAGTTGGAGGCGGCCCTCGAGACGGCGTCAGAAGTGAACTGGTACGATCACCACCAGTGGGACGACGACGTCGCCGCAGCCGTCCGCGACGCCGGGGTCGAACTCGTCGTCGGCGACTCCGAGGAGGAGTGCAGCACCGACGTGACGCTGCGCTCGCTCGACTACGAGTTCGGCGAGCACCACGAGGAACTCGCCGCCGTCACGCGAGATCACGATCTCTGGCTGCGCGAGGATCCACGAAGCGACGATCTGGCGGATTACGCCTACTGGACCGATCCGGCGGAGTACGTCGAGGTCGTCCGGGAGTACGGTGCCGCTCTCCCCGAATGGGTCCAGGAGTTCATCACCGAACGCCGGGTCGAGAAGGAGGCGCTGATCGATCAGGCCGTCGCCCGCGCGGAACTGCGTGAGATCGGCGACTACACCGTCGGCGTCACCTACGGCCGGTGCTCGCAAAACGAGGTCGCCGAAGCGATGCGCGAACAGGGCGCCGACGCCTCGGTGATCGTCAAGCCCGCCGGCTCCGCGTCGATCCGCGGGACCGACGCGTTCGAGCGCTGTCACGAGGTCGCTGGTCTGGTAAACGGCGGCGGCCACCCCAAGGCAGCGGGCTGCAAGCCCGACATCTACGACGACATGCTCGACTACGCGACCCACTGGACGACCCGCGGCGCGGTCACGAAGCGGGTGATCATCGAGGCGTTCCGAACGGTCGTCGCGGAGGAAGAGGACGGCGACGACTGA